GGTCTTACTGTCGTGACCCAACGGAGGTCAAACCTCATTATGGAATCAATCGTTACGCATTATAAATTCATTATTCCCTTAACGCGGAATTAATGAACTTTTTGAATCCTTCAGAGGGTTCccgacctttttttttttttcactcacgGGTCAACCACTCGGGACCGGTTCCAGACCTGAGATCTGTGGCACGCAACTCAATCTGATCAATTACCTGCTCACACAATCAAACCTCCTGTGAAACTGttcctgtctcctctgtcttccTTCGCCGCGGGCCGTTCTTGTCGTGGCACGCTCTGTGGTATGTCAGACCGAGGAATTACACAATATACCTATATTTAGAGTTCCATCTCCTTCGAGACAGGCACTCACGTTGTGACTAAGGATGAACGCTACCTGTGGTCTGAGGAGAAAAGTAAGCTGATTTACATTCTGAGTAACTCCGACATCTCAGGGTGCAAAAATGCGGGATATTCAGATTAATAACAAATTCAGTTACTCACGCACAAGACGGGAAACGGGAAATATGTGAGACGTTCAGGCAAATCCACGTGACAGCTGCAGCGTTGGAGTTCTGGTGTGCATTAGAAACCTGTTGTGACAAAGCAGGCTGCAACTCGGTCCACACCGCCACCTAGTGGCCGATCAGCAACATTACAGCCTCAGGTTTCACTTGGAATGGGAGGGAAGAAGACAACGGTCAGTCATCTGCATACAGTGTGTACAGCATTTTCcgcgctataaggcgcaccttcaacgaatggcctaATTTAAAcctgttttcacatataaggcgcactggattataaggcgcactgtcggtttttgagaaaattaaagactttcaggtgtggaaaatactgtattgacgTGAACCACCAGGTGAACACTGATGAAATAACGGCGGTTCCATTCCATTTCGCTGAGCAGAGACTAGTGAGAAGCATCACTTGAAACGTTTCAACTCTTTCCTGTCCAACGGGAAGCAGAGGAAGGAGTCGATCAGTCCGTGAGGTCCTGATGGTGCAGTGAAAACTGTAAATGGAAACACATGTGGACGGGTCAGCGGACAGGGTGGGAACGTTTCCCCTAGAtggtttaaatttttatttacttccCTTGTCggacacattttcaaaaatgttttccagaaAAAAACACCACTTTATCAcctgaaatgtttatttgtggCTAGCGTGAAGCTAATTCTGACACCATCTGGTGTTCTGAGATCAAATAAAAGCCACAGCTCAGTTTTGGATCGTGTACAAAAGTCAGTCCTTTTATAATCCAGGAGATGAACGTGGATTAATCGGATCATCCGGGAGGCAGCACGTCCGGATCAAacgctgaaggagctcctttCATCCTCATGTCGTCAGAAAGTTGATGTCATGTTTTGAAAAGGCTGCTAACGGCTTTGAGTTCCTCCGTCGACAGAGGAGACAGGTTGTAGCCTCTCAGCTCCGGTTTTCCTGCAAACaggcagaaaaataaataacctcTGAGGTGGAACATCTATTCCTGTCCCCGGCAGCAGTATATCCGACAAAAAATGTTCGCAAATGAAAAGTTTCCACTCGTGATGGATTTTGTCCGCCGGGACTCAAAAACATGACGgattccccccctccctcttaaCAACCTCTTAGTTCACCAGAGGAGTGACGAGCGACCGTCTCACTGTTTCCACTCCCTCGTCCAGTAATGGAACCGCTGGGAGACGTTCAGAGTTTAACAACACATCTGTCAGGAGAAAGTTTATTATCTGAGCAAACAGACTGGAGATAAAGACACACGTTACTTACGTGttttcttctccacattcagagaCTTTTAATCACAGAAAAATGTACCCATAACCATTTTTAGACAGAAAAATATTCGGCAACACATGGATACAGCTTCTAGCTTGTTGTTACTGTCATAGTGCAGTAAAACTCCTTTGTCATAGTACCTTGAATCTCATTGAGACGATTGACTTTGGCTTTCAGCTCCTTGCGAAGGTCATTGATCTCCTTGTCAATCTGCTCTTGGTCTACATGTgagcataaaaaaataaaacacgtaTTAGGATGATGTCATGACTAATAATCTGTATATTACCACAAATCCATTTCACAGTGGGATTATAAACGGATTATAAATGGTGTGGGTTGTATTCCGTTACCTTTCTGAATCATCCCGCTCGTCTTGGCTTTGGGTAATTTgatgaacatgtttccaaagcACACCATGACTTTTTctgcagatggaaaaaaaaaaaaataagtgttgaGTCTTATTTTTGAAGGTGAGCAACACTGAAAAGAGGAATTCAAAAAAGCGCAGCGTTGAGTGAAGAAACCCGTTTGTGAGGAGAACGGACCGGAGTGGGACATCTCATCCCTCAGCGCATTCACAgcttctctgtttctgtttctcttcgTGTCCAAATCAACGATCTGAAACCACAGCAAACATCTGTCAATCGAATGTTTCCAATCGACAGgtcagattattttattttattcagattttatCCCATCCTGATCGGTTTATGATGTACTTTAATCCGTTTCAAATTATCCCCTAAAGGAGGTTTGTTCTACACGTTAGCTGGTTAGCTTAGCGGCTAACGTTCTAGTTAATCGGTTTATCCGCTCAGTTTAAATTAAACAGCTAATTATCAACGAGTAgaatcaaatattaaataaccTGTTGTTTGGTGGTGAGAACATCTTCGGCTGCTTCTTCTACTTCGGTCAAATAATCCAAAATTCGCTGGGATTCTGGATCCATGTTGGTTGTCCCGTCGCAAAAATACGTCCGGATTGAAACTACGACTGGGTGGAACGGGCCCGCCCACAAGAGGGAATTAAAGTTCCGCATGTTTGGTTCCGTCTTAAATATCGACGCCTTTTTAAAATAATCGAATCattttttgggattttttgGGAAATACAAATATGTGTTGATGATTtgggtttaaaaaaatcattttctcaAGAAAATGACTAAAGGTGATTTACTTTAATCATTTAAGGGTGATTATATTCAGACGTCAAACgcacttaaaaaaaattgtaaatcaGTAGATGTAAGATTAGTCAGATTACTTTAATTATGTTCTCTGCAacaaactgatttttatttttcaaatggtCATCAcctcagaaaaaaatgttttgcttgaCTCTACATAAAACTTCCCAGGCTCTGTTAAGTTTCCTAGTGGGCTGTGAGTGAGTCACACCACTAAACTTGTAGTGGAATGATATTTTTGGAATCGCGCCTATAAACTTGATGTCACGTTTGTGTTTGTTATCTCTGTGGGAAATGTCAGAAATTGCCCTCTTAGAATGTGACACATTTCTGCCTCGTCTTCCAAGTGACCTTTGCCTGAGGTGGATCCTGGAATCCTGGCTAACATCAAAATTCATTCATCACCTCTGCTCACATATGGTTCTTCATATTTCATTGTTTGACCCTAAATGCTTCATACAATCATGATAAGTACCATAGCAGcctcacacttttttttttttaaaaagtcttgcAAAATCAGATTTGATTATACTGAAATTAAACTTTACAGCTCTAACTTGTTCAGGACATTAAGTTGGTCGTataatgtgacaaaaaaatgagGTGTTACATGGTTTGTGCATGTATTCCCGTGTCCATAGATCTTCAGAGGTATCGGTCAGCCACAGAGCACCAGAACTAAACACAACGGTTATACATCCAGATTATTTTTACAGAACTTCTTCttgattataaatatttaacttcACAATATGTGAAAAatcctgcatttaaaaaaagcacatgtTGAAAAAACACGTATAAGTATTCACATTATCATTTGATCAACGGCAAGCGTCCACCGTTGGATTAGCCTATCCGACTCCAATCCCAGCATTGGATTAAACAATCTAGAGTAAGTGCAATCatctttaaaaataatattcatgTGTTAAAACAAGCTACAATCTTGATTTTAAACTAAACATTTGAGTTGGTTAATCAATGCAATGACCAGCTGTTCTACAGAGGTCCCCTCACGTGACAAACTCCACCTGTCTCGCTCGGTTCAGTCCTTTGACAAGCGTCTTTTTGGACCCGGGTAAATTGTCCATTATTGCGGCGACGGCGTCAGGTTTGATCTCCAGCTCCTTGATCTCTCTCCTCCGCtcagctcctcctctcctgcacTCAGAACCGCTTTGTCGTTTCTCCAACACGCCCCGTCTTTCTAATCTACCTGTCCTCTGCTCGGAGCCGCTCCGCCTCCTAAAGCCCCCTGTTCTGTGGTCCGACATGTCCCCCCGCCCTGGTAAACAGCCCCCGGTAGCGTCAATGCTAGCATCCCTGGTATGGGAGAGGGGCCTGGCATTAGCATCTTGACTGAGGTTGCGGATGTTGCCAGAGGCTTGCATCCTCCTCAGGTGACTGGTGGTCCTCGCTGGACTACCAGATCTCTGAGAACCAGAGGAGTGGACCCGGCTCTCACTGTAGCTCCTCCTGGGGAGCGACGTTGGCCCCCGGTGCTCCATCAGGGGGCCCAGTCTGGACTGCCGGATGTGACCGTGGGTGGAGCGGCTACAGCAAGAGATGCCGCCGGGAAGGGGGACGGAGTGACTCgccagacaggacaggaaggtGAGGGGGAAGGCGCGCTGACACTGGAGGATGCGTTTGGGAGAGCTGAGGCGTGACGAGGTGGAGGCGGGCGATCTCTGGCAGCCGGGTAGAACGTCCGACTTGCCGCTCTTTTCCTGAAAGGTCTGAATCTGGTGCCACTCCAGTTGAAGCAGCCTCTCCAGGTACCTTTCCAAAGGACCCATGGGTCTCGGACGGGGGGTCCCCCGGCCCTCCATGTGGTAAAAAACGGCCAACTGGCTGAGACTCCAGGAGTTGAAAGGTGGAGGGAGGAAATCCGGGAAGTCGAAGCCACTGTGGCTGTGGCCCCTGGGCCTGTGGCCGCGAGGCGAGGACCCGTCAGCCTCGATGACCTCCGGCCTCAGCTCCAGCTGTGGAGGAACCCGACCGGCGCGCAACACAGGAAGTCTCTCCAACTCGGACAAGTCCGTGTCGCTGTCACTCTCTCCATGACTGCTCTCTGGGTTGGGCGAGATTCCGTCCGACGGATGGGGACACGGTTCAGTCCGGGTGTAGCAGGGGAAGgctggtgtgtgtctgctccCCCTGGAAGTCGTTAGCTTACGCTCCCCGCCGCAGCGTTGAGCAGATGGCTGCACCTTCACTTCCTTCCTGTCCTCCCCAGGATGCACCCGATCGGACTCCGAGGTTCCCTGAACACTAGAGAGGGAAAAGTGACGGATATTATCTCGGCATCAAAGTGGGAAAGGATGGCGTTAATTCTTTAGCAAACATCAATCTCACCTTTGCAGAGAGACGTTGTGCTTGGTGCCGCAGGGTTTATGTTTTGGTCGTTGATGCAGCTTCTATGATAGAAGAGTCTTTATTAGTCCTGCGCATATTTACCACTTATCATTAATTAATACATGAGGAAGTTGGGTGTTTGGTTGATTTGTAAGCTGGATTACACAAAACAATAATCTTGGTACAAAAAAATTAGTATTAAATATCACAATCATGACAAAGCAGATACCATAGTAATGTTATTGTGACGTACAATAAACACTTTTTACCCAATTTTTGGCAAAAAACTCAGTTTGGTTGTTTATAAGCAGATATTAAAGCCTTTTGTATTATTTAGCGGGCTTGCACTATGTTAGCAACAAGCTAACTTATTTTATcactaaaataacattttaataacttttattttggaTGTTAATGTGGATCTTGTGAATATGTATTTGTCGTTATTCATGTTAATgtacatttgttgtgtttttagttttattattacttgCCCGGATGGgggcataaaaataaataaacttgaacttattttataactaaaataagctaattttaataattttacaatataaatataaaaatatataatatctcAAACCCTGATGATTATGCTGtgctaataaataaattactagCAGAGTGTTGTGGATAATCCTGTGTTTTG
This sequence is a window from Antennarius striatus isolate MH-2024 chromosome 5, ASM4005453v1, whole genome shotgun sequence. Protein-coding genes within it:
- the pdrg1 gene encoding p53 and DNA damage-regulated protein 1; its protein translation is MDPESQRILDYLTEVEEAAEDVLTTKQQIVDLDTKRNRNREAVNALRDEMSHSEKVMVCFGNMFIKLPKAKTSGMIQKDQEQIDKEINDLRKELKAKVNRLNEIQGKPELRGYNLSPLSTEELKAVSSLFKT
- the LOC137595886 gene encoding uncharacterized protein, with amino-acid sequence MGTILQERVPQQQHHPGRVSVTEREWKKASRSVGRPAADRHKMGRRQSQRRTLQNQDLLPRQENTEGKKLHQRPKHKPCGTKHNVSLQSVQGTSESDRVHPGEDRKEVKVQPSAQRCGGERKLTTSRGSRHTPAFPCYTRTEPCPHPSDGISPNPESSHGESDSDTDLSELERLPVLRAGRVPPQLELRPEVIEADGSSPRGHRPRGHSHSGFDFPDFLPPPFNSWSLSQLAVFYHMEGRGTPRPRPMGPLERYLERLLQLEWHQIQTFQEKSGKSDVLPGCQRSPASTSSRLSSPKRILQCQRAFPLTFLSCLASHSVPLPGGISCCSRSTHGHIRQSRLGPLMEHRGPTSLPRRSYSESRVHSSGSQRSGSPARTTSHLRRMQASGNIRNLSQDANARPLSHTRDASIDATGGCLPGRGDMSDHRTGGFRRRSGSEQRTGRLERRGVLEKRQSGSECRRGGAERRREIKELEIKPDAVAAIMDNLPGSKKTLVKGLNRARQVEFVT